In Triticum aestivum cultivar Chinese Spring chromosome 5B, IWGSC CS RefSeq v2.1, whole genome shotgun sequence, the following proteins share a genomic window:
- the LOC123112155 gene encoding formate--tetrahydrofolate ligase yields the protein MDLPAPPTNHPRTLSSIILSRRRADGGARINKCSASQRLLSPPPLPSHHSLLRLRPDRERPAVARSSAVSAPPLVPPMTTPAPNPTIRRLDVASPVPADIDIANAVEPLHIADIAAELGVPPEHYDLYGKYKAKVLLSVLDKLQGQQDGYYVVVGGITPTPLGEGKSTTTVGLCQALGAFLDKKVVTCVRQPSQGPTFGIKGGAAGGGYSQVIPMDEFNLHMTGDIHAITAANNLLAAAIDTRIFHEASQSDKALFNRLCPPNKEGKRRFADVMLRRLIKLGISKTDPDELTPEEVRRFARLDIDPASITWRRVMDVNDRFLRKITVGQGPEEKGMVRETGFDISVASEIMAVLALTTSLADMRERLGRMVIGNSKAGEPVTADDLGLGGALTVLMKDAIHPTLMQTLEGTPVLVHAGPFANIAHGNSSIVADKIALKLVGKGGFVVTEAGFGADIGTEKFMDIKCRYSGLTPQCAIIVATIRALKMHGGGPDVVAGKPLDHAYVSENVALVEAGCVNLAKHISNTKGYGVNVVVAINKFATDTDAEMEVVKKAAMTAGAFDAVVCSHHAHGGKGAVDLGVAVQRACESQAEPLKFLYPLDSSIKEKIESIAKFYGASGVEYSEQAEKQIEMYTKQGFSNLPICMAKTQYSFSHVPSMKGAPSDFVLPIRDVRASIGAGFIYPLVGTMSTMPGLPTRPCFYEIDIDTTTGKVMGLS from the exons ATGGATCTGCCTGCCCCACCAACCAATCACCCCAGAACTTTATCCTCCATTATCCTAAGCCGCCGTCGTGCCGACGGGGGGGCGAGAATAAACAAGTGCTCCGCGAGCCAGCGACTCCTCTCGCCTCCACCACTCCCTAGCCACCACTCGCTGCTTCGCCTCCGCCCCGACCGTGAGCGGCCCGCCGTCGCGAGATCCAGCGCCGTCTCCGCGCCGCCGCTGGTGCCGCCCATGACGACGCCGGCGCCCAACCCGACCATCCGGAGGCTCGACGTCGCCTCGCCGGTGCCCGCCGACATCGACATCGCCAACGCCGTCGAGCCGCTCCACATCGCCGACATCGCCGCCGAGCTCGGCGTGCCGCCAGAGCACTACGATCTCTACGGCAAGTACAAGGCCAAG GTACTCCTGTCCGTTCTTGACAAGCTGCAGGGGCAGCAGGACGGGTACTACGTGGTGGTCGGCGGCATCACGCCGACGCCGCTCGGGGAGGGCAAGTCAACGACTACTGTCGGGCTGTGCCAGGCGCTGGGGGCGTTCCTTGATAAGAAG GTTGTCACTTGCGTCCGTCAACCATCACAAGGGCCTACCTTTGGAATCAAGGGGGGTGCTGCTGGAGGTGGCTACAGTCAAGTTATACCCATGGATGAGTTCAATCTCCATATGACCGGAGATATACATGCAATTACAGCTGCAAACAATCTTCTTGCTGCTGCCATTGACACAAGGATTTTCCATGAAGCTTCTCAATCAGACAAAGCTCTGTTCAATAGATTGTGCCCACCAAACAAAGAAGGGAAGAGGCGCTTCGCTGATGTAATGCTCAGACGCCTGATAAAGCTTGGCATCTCAAAGACAGACCCCGATGAGCTAACTCCAGAAGAGGTTAGGCGTTTTGCGAGGCTTGATATTGATCCTGCATCCATTACTTGGAGGCGGGTCATGGATGTTAATGACCGCTTCCTGAGGAAAATCACCGTTGGACAAGGCCCTGAAGAAAAAGGTATGGTGAGAGAAACAGGCTTTGACATATCTGTGGCAAGTGAGATAATGGCTGTATTAGCTCTTACAACTTCCCTTGCTGACATGAGGGAAAGACTTGGAAGAATGGTGATAGGCAACAGCAAGGCGGGTGAGCCGGTTACAGCTGATGATCTTGGTCTTGGAGGTGCCTTGACTGTCCTAATGAAAGATGCTATTCATCCCACCCTCATGCAAACTCTTGAAGGCACTCCTGTTTTAGTGCATGCTGGACCTTTTGCTAACATTGCACATGGGAACTCTTCCATAGTTGCTGATAAGATTGCTTTGAAGTTGGTTGGGAAGGGTGGCTTTGTTGTTACAGAAGCTGGTTTTGGCGCTGATATTGGGACTGAGAAATTCATGGACATAAAGTGTAGGTATAGTGGATTGACACCTCAGTGTGCTATTATTGTGGCCACAATTAGGGCTCTTAAAATGCATGGAGGAGGCCCAGATGTTGTGGCTGGGAAGCCTTTAGATCATGCATATGTGAGTGAAAATGTGGCTCTTGTTGAAGCTGGGTGTGTTAATCTTGCTAAGCACATCTCAAACACAAAGGGTTATGGAGTGAATGTTGTAGTAGCAATTAACAAATTTGCAACAGACACAGACGCTGAAATGGAAGTTGTGAAAAAGGCGGCTATGACAGCTGGGGCTTTCGATGCTGTCGTTTGCTCCCACCATGCACACGGTGGTAAAGGAGCG GTTGATCTTGGAGTCGCTGTTCAAAGAGCATGTGAAAGCCAGGCAGAGCCCCTGAAGTTTTTATATCCTTTAGATTCTAGCATAAAGGAGAAGATTGAGTCAATAGCCAAGTTCTATGGTGCTAGTGGTGTTGAATACTCTGAACAG GCCGAAAAGCAGATCGAGATGTACACCAAGCAAGGCTTCTCCAACCTCCCGATATGCATGGCGAAGACTCAGTACTCCTTTTCTCATGTTCCATCCATGAAGGGCGCGCCATCTGACTTTGTGCTGCCGATAAGAGATGTGCGGGCCAGCATCGGAGCTGGTTTCATCTACCCGCTCGTCGGCACCATGAGCACAATGCCTGGTCTCCCTACAAGGCCCTGCTTCTATGAAATCGACATCGACACGACCACCGGGAAGGTCATGGGTCTGTCATGA